One part of the Vitis riparia cultivar Riparia Gloire de Montpellier isolate 1030 chromosome 15, EGFV_Vit.rip_1.0, whole genome shotgun sequence genome encodes these proteins:
- the LOC117932703 gene encoding uncharacterized protein LOC117932703 — MGGAEHGHGEAHGDFRTKVWSMTGGPYCRPKHWKRNTAIAMAGVFLICIPIAMKSAELEQRPHQPIRPIPSQLWCKNFGNKEY; from the exons ATGGGGGGAGCAGAGCACGGTCATGGAGAGGCCCATGGAGATTTCAGAACCAAGGTCTGGAGCATGACTGGTGGGCCGTACTGTAGGCCCAAGCACTGGAAGAGGAACACTGCCATTGCTATGGCTGGTGTTTTTCTTATCTGCATCCCCATCGCCATGAAATCTGCTGAGCTCGAG CAACGGCCTCATCAACCTATTCGTCCAATTCCTTCCCAGCTCTGGTGCAAGAATTTTGGAAACAAGGAGTATTAG
- the LOC117931764 gene encoding NAD-dependent malic enzyme 59 kDa isoform, mitochondrial isoform X2, giving the protein MWRNIARSAAASCLRRSRRFSTAIPGPCIVHKRGADILHDPWFNKDTGFPLTERDRLGLRGLLPPRVISFEHQYARFMESYRSLEKNTLGQPDSVVSLAKWRILNRLHDRNETLYYRVLIDNIKDFAPIIYTPTVGLVCQNYSGLFRRPRGMYFSGKDKGEMMSMIYNWPAHQVDMIVITDGSRILGLGDLGVQGIGIPIGKLDMYVAAAGINPQRILPIMLDVGTNNQRLLEDRLYLGLRQPRLEGEEYLSVVDELMEAIFTRWPKAIVQFEDFQMKWAFETLQRYRKKFCMFNDDIQGTAGVALAGLLGTVRAQGRPLTDFVNQKIVVVGAGSAGIGVLNMAAQAASRMAGNTGASPNHQFYLLDKDGLITKERKNIDPAAAPFAKGPGEIEGLREGASLLEVVKKVKPHVLLGLSGVGGVFNEEVLKAMRESDSTKPAVFAMSNPTMNAECTAADAFKHAGENIVFASGSPFANVDLGLVWGLFSQVLILFQMACCKQLLNALLLI; this is encoded by the exons ATGTGGAGAAACATCGCTCGATCTGCCGCAGCGTCGTGCCTCCGGCGATCGCGGCGGTTCTCCACGGCGATTCCGGGTCCGTGTATTGTTCACAAGCGTGGTGCAGATATTCTCCACGATCCGTGGTTTAATAAG GACACTGGCTTCCCTTTGACAGAGAGAGATCGACTTGGGCTGCGAGGTCTCCTCCCTCCTCGTGTTATCTCATTTGAGCATCAGTATGCTCGATTCA TGGAGTCATATCGGTCATTGGAGAAAAATACTCTGGGCCAACCAGATAGTGTTGTATCCTTAGCAAAATGGAGGATCTTAAATAGACTACATGACAGGAATGAGACACTGTACTACCGG GTTCTTATTGATAACATCAAAGACTTTGCACCGATAATATACACTCCCACAGTTGGATTGGTGTGTCAAAACTACTCGGGGTTGTTTAGACGTCCACGTGGAATGTATTTCAGTGGCAAGGATAAAGGAGAGATGATGTCCATGATCTACAACTGGCCAGCTCACCAG GTGGACATGATAGTGATAACAGATGGCAGTCGTATTCTTGGTCTGGGTGACCTTGGAGTTCAGGGAATTGGAATACCTATTGGGAAACTTGATATGTATGTTGCCGCTGCTGGTATCAATCCACAGAGA ATACTTCCAATTATGCTTGATGTTGGCACTAACAACCAAAGGCTTCTTGAAGATCGCCTTT ATTTAGGACTTCGGCAGCCTAGATTGGAAGGAGAAGAGTATCTATCAGTTGTTGATGAATTAATGGAAGCTATTTTCACTCGTTGGCCCAAGGCTATTGTACAG TTTGAGGATTTTCAAATGAAGTGGGCTTTTGAAACACTACAACGTTATCGTAAGAAGTTCTGCATGTTCAACGATGACATACAG GGAACTGCTGGTGTTGCTCTGGCGGGACTTTTAGGAACTGTTAGAGCACAAGGTCGACCGTTGACTGACTTTGTCAACCAAAAGATAGTTGTAGTTGGAGCAGGaag TGCAGGGATTGGTGTGCTTAATATGGCTGCACAGGCTGCCTCAAGGATGGCTGGGAACACTGGGGCATCACCAAATCATCAATTTTATCTACTAGATAAAGAT GGTCTCATCacaaaagagaggaaaaatataGATCCAGCTGCAGCACCATTTGCTAAAGGCCCAGGAGAGATTGAGGGACTGAGAGAGGGAGCTAGTTTACTTGAAGTG GTTAAAAAGGTTAAACCCCATGTGCTTCTTGGTTTGTCTGGAGTTGGTGGTGTCTTCAATGAGGAG GTGCTTAAGGCCATGCGAGAATCCGATTCTACCAAACCTGCAGTTTTTGCAATGTCAAATCCCACCATGAATG CTGAGTGCACAGCTGCTGATGCTTTCAAGCATGCAGGAGAAAATATAGTTTTTGCAAGTGGGAGTCCTTTTGCAAATGTTGATCTAG GATTGGTTTGGGGACTCTTCTCGCAGGTGCTCATTTTATTTCAGATGGCATGTTGCAAGCAGCTGCTGAATG CCTTGCTTCTTATATGA
- the LOC117931764 gene encoding NAD-dependent malic enzyme 59 kDa isoform, mitochondrial isoform X1, which translates to MWRNIARSAAASCLRRSRRFSTAIPGPCIVHKRGADILHDPWFNKDTGFPLTERDRLGLRGLLPPRVISFEHQYARFMESYRSLEKNTLGQPDSVVSLAKWRILNRLHDRNETLYYRVLIDNIKDFAPIIYTPTVGLVCQNYSGLFRRPRGMYFSGKDKGEMMSMIYNWPAHQVDMIVITDGSRILGLGDLGVQGIGIPIGKLDMYVAAAGINPQRILPIMLDVGTNNQRLLEDRLYLGLRQPRLEGEEYLSVVDELMEAIFTRWPKAIVQFEDFQMKWAFETLQRYRKKFCMFNDDIQGTAGVALAGLLGTVRAQGRPLTDFVNQKIVVVGAGSAGIGVLNMAAQAASRMAGNTGASPNHQFYLLDKDGLITKERKNIDPAAAPFAKGPGEIEGLREGASLLEVVKKVKPHVLLGLSGVGGVFNEEVLKAMRESDSTKPAVFAMSNPTMNAECTAADAFKHAGENIVFASGSPFANVDLGNGKVGHVNQANNMYLFPGIGLGTLLAGAHFISDGMLQAAAECLASYMSDEETQNGILYPSIDSIRHITAEVGAAVLRAAVAEELAEGHGDVGPRELEHMSKEETVEYIIRNMWFPIYSPLVHEK; encoded by the exons ATGTGGAGAAACATCGCTCGATCTGCCGCAGCGTCGTGCCTCCGGCGATCGCGGCGGTTCTCCACGGCGATTCCGGGTCCGTGTATTGTTCACAAGCGTGGTGCAGATATTCTCCACGATCCGTGGTTTAATAAG GACACTGGCTTCCCTTTGACAGAGAGAGATCGACTTGGGCTGCGAGGTCTCCTCCCTCCTCGTGTTATCTCATTTGAGCATCAGTATGCTCGATTCA TGGAGTCATATCGGTCATTGGAGAAAAATACTCTGGGCCAACCAGATAGTGTTGTATCCTTAGCAAAATGGAGGATCTTAAATAGACTACATGACAGGAATGAGACACTGTACTACCGG GTTCTTATTGATAACATCAAAGACTTTGCACCGATAATATACACTCCCACAGTTGGATTGGTGTGTCAAAACTACTCGGGGTTGTTTAGACGTCCACGTGGAATGTATTTCAGTGGCAAGGATAAAGGAGAGATGATGTCCATGATCTACAACTGGCCAGCTCACCAG GTGGACATGATAGTGATAACAGATGGCAGTCGTATTCTTGGTCTGGGTGACCTTGGAGTTCAGGGAATTGGAATACCTATTGGGAAACTTGATATGTATGTTGCCGCTGCTGGTATCAATCCACAGAGA ATACTTCCAATTATGCTTGATGTTGGCACTAACAACCAAAGGCTTCTTGAAGATCGCCTTT ATTTAGGACTTCGGCAGCCTAGATTGGAAGGAGAAGAGTATCTATCAGTTGTTGATGAATTAATGGAAGCTATTTTCACTCGTTGGCCCAAGGCTATTGTACAG TTTGAGGATTTTCAAATGAAGTGGGCTTTTGAAACACTACAACGTTATCGTAAGAAGTTCTGCATGTTCAACGATGACATACAG GGAACTGCTGGTGTTGCTCTGGCGGGACTTTTAGGAACTGTTAGAGCACAAGGTCGACCGTTGACTGACTTTGTCAACCAAAAGATAGTTGTAGTTGGAGCAGGaag TGCAGGGATTGGTGTGCTTAATATGGCTGCACAGGCTGCCTCAAGGATGGCTGGGAACACTGGGGCATCACCAAATCATCAATTTTATCTACTAGATAAAGAT GGTCTCATCacaaaagagaggaaaaatataGATCCAGCTGCAGCACCATTTGCTAAAGGCCCAGGAGAGATTGAGGGACTGAGAGAGGGAGCTAGTTTACTTGAAGTG GTTAAAAAGGTTAAACCCCATGTGCTTCTTGGTTTGTCTGGAGTTGGTGGTGTCTTCAATGAGGAG GTGCTTAAGGCCATGCGAGAATCCGATTCTACCAAACCTGCAGTTTTTGCAATGTCAAATCCCACCATGAATG CTGAGTGCACAGCTGCTGATGCTTTCAAGCATGCAGGAGAAAATATAGTTTTTGCAAGTGGGAGTCCTTTTGCAAATGTTGATCTAG GGAATGGAAAAGTAGGTCATGTAAATCAAGCAAATAACATGTACCTGTTTCCTGG GATTGGTTTGGGGACTCTTCTCGCAGGTGCTCATTTTATTTCAGATGGCATGTTGCAAGCAGCTGCTGAATG CCTTGCTTCTTATATGAGTGATGAGGAAACCCAAAATGGCATCTTGTATCCATCCATCGACAG CATTCGGCATATTACAGCAGAGGTTGGAGCTGCTGTTTTGCGAGCTGCTGTTGCTGAAGAACTGGCCGAAGGACACGGTGATGTGGGGCCAAGAGAGCTTGAGCACATGTCAAAG